TAATAGATAAATTTGTCAACATCAATTTAAAACACAAGCATTACAATAAATAAAAGCTTCTGAAGATTATacactttaattttatttgaggTTATTGGCCTGTGCCATAATTTGATACTACCATGGTCAAATATAAAAATTCTTTagtgatttatttatttaaaacagataaacatcttgttaattatataaatgtaGACTATTTCAACAtagatttttaaattgatttcttaatcatttgtttattgtcatcttatttaaaaataataaagtcaTATTAATATTCACTATAACAATTATGTTTTTGTGTACCTTATAATTTGTAAAAGACTTTCTGTTTTCTACTGGAGTTAAAATGACACACACAAATACTTCTGTGGAATTTTATCTCATTCATCTTTGTGAAATTATGCTTTAATGAGTTATctgttaactattttttttttcacaatcatAAAAATTACCATGTAACAATTGGGTTAAAACTTATTTATAAGGGTCTGGAGTGTGGGGatgggggtctgttattctgtaaacatttaattttcacccctttttatacgaccgcaaaaaatttgCGTTCGTATATTGCTAtatatcacgtcgtcgtcgtccgtagagagattggtttccggacaataacttaagtttaagtgaatggatctctatgaaacttaaacaaaaggttcaataccacaaaaggaaggtttggattgttTTGGGGGGGTAATGGTCTCAAtcgttcaggaattaggggccaaaaaggggccaaaacaagcatttttctaatttCTGGACAATGACTTGTGAATAAAATTTGTGATTgctatgaaattgtaccacaaggttcaatactacaaggttcaataccacaagtagaaggttgagATCGATTTTGGGGGCAATTGCCAAAACCGTTcaggaatgaggggccaaaaaggggcccaaaacaagcatttttctagttttcagactATAACATGTGTTAAAGTGTATGGATATCTCTTAAATTGTACcacattttacaaatataaaatttcttaacaaatttggggggggggtaaaaaaaaatggggggccaaacttttttttcttccagATTTACGAAATTACcagtttttttggaaaaaaaattgggggtaaAATATTTTTAGGGGTGGGGGgggggcaatttttttttttttttttaaatttaaggattattcacaatttattttgctatttcttTGTCTATAGTCTAAAAACAGAGGATTGGACTTCTGCAGTCGTATCTAGCTGCGCTCggcgaaaaaaaaataatctattttttGAAAGTGATTTTTTACGCATTATTCTCTTATTTTTtcccatgttttttttaatctttaaaaaatagtaaaaacattCTTTAAAATGAATGAGAACAGCAAGGTTTGACAGGAACATATCTGCAAAGTTTGGTGAAATTATATTTAGTGGTTctcaaaacaaatatcaaatcatgAAAACTTAAGGAATGACACAGACGACAGACTTCAAGTGATGACAATAGCTCACAGTGTAAAAGtctaataataagaaaaaaacttaCCTTTCATTTCTCGTTCTGGTAAACCCCTAAGGGCTTCTGCataagttttctttaaaaaaaatttcttcgaCATGTTGCTTTGCTGAACCAGTATCTAGCAGTGGCTTATTTATTGTCCAACATTGGAACCATTCCCATAACCtcagtttattatatttttaagatGAAAAGTGACACTATTAACCTCTGTActgtttcaaaattgtttaattgCTGACATTGTGATAAAAAGTTTACtgataaaaatgcaattttattactttttccACATACACTTTCAACAAattgtcagtatatttttttatttttgaaagggACCTATGGTTTGTTAATTTGATATGCTACATTTCATGAGTGTTACAAGGTTGTGtcttaaatattgaaaaacataaaacatttttttttaaattctgataaCAACAATTAAATGTATACATATTATGTCATTAAGATAAATATGATTCTTCAATTCAAAATAACTGAAATAATTGATAGATATTCATCAATGCAAGTTTTTATCTTGCAAGATCTGTCACCAAATAagcaattttatataatttttttcaaatgaaccatagagaatttaaaattatttttttttgcataagaCTGTCCTCTTTATGCCATTGTATTAGAATAACtgaaatttgtaaaaacattaatatcaatgattaatgCATTAACAAGTTTCATGTATTtccataatatacatttttttagctttaattaattattatataattttcagttattttggtttattcccgattgtcccactttttaaaattttagagttctgattgtcccacatgaaaagttctgattgtcccacattattttttttatgtgaaatgtTCTTAAATAAACAGATGACTTTGTgttgattttgttaaaataacaagaattaaTTATTAACTTTTATAATAGTATTATTTTTGGATTATATCCAttttattaagtataagatatgatttttttttaaattatgaaattaatgaaattaatGCACTTTTCATTAAATAATATAACATGTCGTATCTAAAAACATATCTAAAATGTtacttttaattataaaacatatacaaataacaacatttataatttttgttttgttaagattctaaataaatatcaatataatgcATACATTTAACATACTTTCTTCATAGATTACGTATCTGCTGTACAGAATTCTGCCGATCATCTTTTCCGGGAATTACTATTAAAGGCTGTTTTTTCCACTTTACATAATGTATTTGGCGTTTTTTCTGGAACATGTAAAATTGTGTTCCAGTAATATACACTATGTGTTCTGGATATTAACACATATTTCTGGAACACAGTCCGAGCGTTCCAGAAGTGTTACAAGGCTAAGAACGCGTAACGGCATACAATTTTGCTCACAAGGACATGTTCCAGATTCAAACACTAGGCGTTCAAGAAGTACACGCTATCCGTTCAAGAATAACACATAGCGTTCGAAAGATGCACACATGATGTTAAAAACTGGAACACGAAAGTTTATATCTAGAACACTGTTACGTGTTCCAGATTCTAACACTTGGTGTTCAAGGAGTACACACTATCCGTTCAAAAATAACACACAGCGTTCGAAAGATGCACACATAATGTTAAAAACTGGAACACCAATGTTAATATTGAGAACACCGTTACGCGTTCCAGAAGTGTTACAAAAGGGCGTTCAAAAAGTGTTCAGATTCTTAACACTTTTATTTACAGTGTACTTACTGGGTTGAAGCAAACAGACAGCTGTGGAATCACTACCAAACAGAAGGACCAAGAACAACAAACCACCTAGAAGGTTGGCACAGCGGCTTGAAGAAAGTGATCCAAGTGCCACACCCAAAAATATATACACTACTAAATTACCTCAAAGAAGAACAGGCATTTAACGAGATAACTCTTATCCAGTACCATGCCGGAGGAGTAAGACCTACAAAAAGAAGGAAATATACCCAACTGAACCAGCGCCTTCAACAACTGAAAGATCAACTACAGAATGATGATATTACTGTATTTCAGTTTGCAGACGCTGCCTCCTATTTGTTACATTTGAACTAGATttgtttaatgatattttgtGCTATGTATGATTAAGCTTTAATGGTATTCTTATGTATTGTGTATGCTTTATTGTTGAACCTTCTACAATGTGTGTGCTTTATATTATCAATTGTGTTCCAAAATGCTTGATTGAAATCCATTATCATACATTAATGAAGAAATGAGTAGTGCTTgatgtattatattttatgactttgcattattttctatgtttactgctatttcatattaatatgtacaaaataaaatatttgataatcattttatcttcttttttttcatattttacaagttaaattattagTTACCTGTAATTACCTACTTCACACTATAAAACAGATTAATCACAATCAAAAcaattcccgattgtcccacaatTAAACTTCCCAACTGTCCCACAAAcatcttcccgattgtcccacaaaaATTCACTacctttttacctgtaatttcaaaaagtgggacaatcgggaagacaccGTTATTTTGTATCTCGTATCTCGTATCTCGTATCTTGTATCGCTGTATCTCGTATCTCTGTATTGCCTTTTACACCTTCCCTTATCGTTCATGTGTGAACGCGAGATAACAATTCGGTTGTATatgaaaataggtcgaaaaaaaatattcccttgaaatTGACAGTTGTAGCCAggtaattaataataaattttattgcagtaaaacatttctgggttatcaacatatattttgggtatttcaaagcaatattatttttttatttggggtttctatataatattttggaaacttgaagttacatggttactaaagcttgtacactgGTAAAAAAAGAGGTGAAAagttgattggttaacttccagagatgtttattttcttttatactgcactcgttctatttgagcagtcaaactgcgttgaccgtatatttctatgtcatatacagtcactgacatgatatcacttttcctcatgaatatttaaatagaaattgtcgaaactGTCTTAacttattcatacgacctcttcaacctgttcttgtttccaatgtaaacacCACTAAACTTGTTTCTTCtataatttttggaaaaaatatatttcacttgttaatattttttgtttgcaacctataaatcatcatgttttatgtttattgttgatatttaagtCTATAAACAAACGAATTTCGTTCACCACTGTTTTCAACaagtaatgatgtacatttcatcgtgctgtatatttctccgcctgtgtgatatgaggcctttttaaagggtgatttcccccaatatttaaatcaaataaataatattaacacaataaacaacaattgaaaatgtttttttagattgcagtataaagacaataatagtgcattgacttggcatatcaacgatataaggattcggcccgaaacggggaaagtGCTcagcacagcctcgcatttccccgtttctaagcctcatccttatatcgttgatatgtcaagtcaatgcactattattgtctatatatgcaATGGTATGTAATGTGAATTTGTTTTctgtagtactggacaggataaaactctacttatgccaagtatttctttatttgatacgaagataaattctgcaccttttttgtaaaatgcaaatttaacaaagacgtATAGGGGAAACGCATTGATGGTATTACACCAACagtgaaataatatatataatatatatattgaaagacTTGTTATTGAATAAAACCCATACAATGTTAATTACATTATTACATATATGCGAGATTCGATTTTCAGTGATTAAAAGCATCATTATTTGACTTCATTGAGCTTATGTAGACAGTGGattctttactttaaaaattatctacattataaaaaattatatatactgATGTCTGAGAAATCGAGTAATTATTCTTAATTAATTTTTGGTAGAaaaaggaatttacaaaaatatttatagaacTTATACTTCTTCAAAGATGTAAGTATGAAaagataaatatatgtttatatcatatatttctacataaaaaggtccgaaaccaTGTAAAATTATATAATTCAATAAACATTACAAACTTTCAAAATAATCTAAACAAACCACAATGTTTCCATTAGTATAAGTAGATTTTTGTAATAGCGTCGGCTCAAAGATCAGAATGATTTTTCATGTAATTCTTAGAAAGAAAATCCGTTTGTATTATTTTGATCAATGATCCAACAACCTTTCAAAGAGTATCCACTTGTGTTGATGGATACAATGTTTTCTGTCTAAATTGAACTATTCTGATATTTAAGTAAATTACATAATTTAGTTTGGATTTGCAATCGTTTTATGTAGAAATGATTTATTTCAAAAGTGAAAATAACCGTGCATTTCACTTACTTtgattctgtatacctttgtGTATTGTACTATTTCAGGAATAATATAGatgttcaaatcatttgaatTACATCTTTTTTGTTAGTTTATTCTAAAGAGGAGTGCCAACTTTGTTCCTACTTTTATATGCTACCTATACATCGTTGCtgattaaagttttataaataaaaaatcaatttagaCTTTCAATgaattgtcttattttttttagaaaaatgatCTGCTGAATGTCATTTCAAAGACTTGTAATActgattaacatattttaaaagttacaaCCAGACTAAAATGTTGAAAAGGTCAATAAAAACGATCAATTcttctttaaataaaatgttcCGATCATTCAAATGTCTATTTTTCTATGCATATGACTATATTTGCGTTTGAAATATTGTACAAATGATATTTGGAAATTGTTTGGGCGTATTGTTACGTCATTATTTGGTACTCAAAATACGTGTTGGTCTGTGCATTAGTTAAACGACATCAATTTCAACGCAACTAACCGAAGATCAATGAAAATTTCAATAAGTGTAACATTGTATTATGGAAATTGTTTTAATCTCATCCTAACAGAAAGTGTATCATCCACCCAACagagaggttttttttttatcgtacaTGTTTCAGTTGTCAAAACAAAAGGAATCAAAGATGCGATGCACGTGGGAAAAAAGGGAGAACAAATTAATTAATCGTCTACAAGCTGAAAAATAGTAggagttaaagtcatatgaaacgagtgaccggtgaaaaataatgttaatccgATTCTGTAACCAAtgcatacatatatcataaacATACGTCTTCACTGcacgattttataattttttcgcATAAATTCAGTATAAtcctcaaaaaaatatttcaatcggtcagtgttgtgaaaAGATGGCAGCTTATTAAGTGGTcctgttttgaagccgaagttaaCGATTGTCATCCGTTTGTGAACAATCAACAAAGAATCATGGATATTCAGGTAAGAATGTGTatattggtcttttgtggatagttgtctcattggcaatcataccacatcttcttttttatataacaggTACAATAAGGTATAGTTTATCTTAAATGATGACGGAGCGATGTTTACTACGTAAGAAAGGTACCGCTGCATACGGAAAACATGTCGCCGAATTGTTTgatggaagcaagcaattaaaattaaaataaacttcttctaaatttggacaaattacagaattttcttgagaaaaaagtatatatgtacataagttttatactagccatttagttataataaacatgcacttttttttttcatttgaagtttcatatgattttaaatggTTTTGTCCTCGAATAGATAagacctttaaatttcattttcTCATAACCATTTGCCTgtagtttaaaagagggacgaaagataccaaagggacagtcaaactcataaatctaaaacaaactgacaactccatggctaaaaatgaaaaagacaaacagaaaaacaatagtacacacgacacaacatagaaaactaaagaataaacaacacgaaccccaccaaaaactaggggtgatctcaggtgctccggaagggtaagcagatcctgctccacatgtggcacccgtcgtgttgcttatgtgattacaaccAATTGACactgtttatttgttaaaaaaacacgTTAGGATTGCTCGTTTTCTAAACGTCCCGTGAATGTTTATTATGCATATTAAGAATGAAAACGTTTGGATTTCTAGTGGGAAAAGAGGATAAATATATGTgctaattgaataaaaaa
The window above is part of the Mytilus edulis chromosome 6, xbMytEdul2.2, whole genome shotgun sequence genome. Proteins encoded here:
- the LOC139526655 gene encoding uncharacterized protein, which gives rise to MNENSKCTYWVEANRQLWNHYQTEGPRTTNHLEGWHSGLKKVIQVPHPKIYTLLNYLKEEQAFNEITLIQYHAGGVRPTKRRKYTQLNQRLQQLKDQLQNDDITVFQFADAASYLLHLN